From Channa argus isolate prfri chromosome 21, Channa argus male v1.0, whole genome shotgun sequence, one genomic window encodes:
- the igf1 gene encoding insulin-like growth factor I isoform X4 translates to MLKLSLSPCAQSIMGCISCSHTLSLLLCVLTLTPTATGSDGDRLRPTQSPETLCGAELVDTLQFVCGERGFYFSKPTGYGPNARRSRGIVDECCFQSCELRRLEMYCAPAKTNKPTRSVRAQRHTDMPRTTKVSTAGHKVDKGTERRTAQQPDKTKNKKRPLPGHSHSSFKEAHQKNSSRGNTGGRNYRM, encoded by the exons ATGTTAAAGCTGTCCCTCTCTCCCTGTGCGCAGAGCATCATGGGCTGTATCTCCTGTAGCCACACCCTCTCACTGCTGCTTTGCGTCCTCACCCTGACTCCGACGGCAACGGGCTCCGACGGCGACAGGCTCCGCCCCACACAGAGTCCAGAGACCCTGTGCGGGGCGGAGCTGGTCGACAcgctgcagtttgtgtgtggagaaagaggcttttatttca GTAAACCCACAGGCTATGGCCCCAATGCACGGCGGTCACGTGGCATTGTGGACGAGTGCTGCTTCCAAAGCTGTGAGCTGCGGCGCCTGGAGATGTACTGTGCACCTGCCAAGACTAACAAGCCAACTCGCTCTGTGCGTGCACAGCGCCACACAGACATGCCGAGAACAACTAAGGTTAGTACCGCAGGGCACAAAGTGGACAAGGGCACAGAGCGTAGGACAGCACAGCAGCcagacaagacaaaaaacaagaag AGACCTTTACCTGGACACAGTCATTCATCCTTCAAG GAAGCGCACCAGAAAAACTCAAGTCGAGGCAACACAGGGGGAAGAAATTACAGAATGTAG
- the igf1 gene encoding insulin-like growth factor I isoform X6: MDFKSIMGCISCSHTLSLLLCVLTLTPTATGSDGDRLRPTQSPETLCGAELVDTLQFVCGERGFYFSKPTGYGPNARRSRGIVDECCFQSCELRRLEMYCAPAKTNKPTRSVRAQRHTDMPRTTKVSTAGHKVDKGTERRTAQQPDKTKNKKRPLPGHSHSSFKEAHQKNSSRGNTGGRNYRM; the protein is encoded by the exons ATGGACTTTAAA AGCATCATGGGCTGTATCTCCTGTAGCCACACCCTCTCACTGCTGCTTTGCGTCCTCACCCTGACTCCGACGGCAACGGGCTCCGACGGCGACAGGCTCCGCCCCACACAGAGTCCAGAGACCCTGTGCGGGGCGGAGCTGGTCGACAcgctgcagtttgtgtgtggagaaagaggcttttatttca GTAAACCCACAGGCTATGGCCCCAATGCACGGCGGTCACGTGGCATTGTGGACGAGTGCTGCTTCCAAAGCTGTGAGCTGCGGCGCCTGGAGATGTACTGTGCACCTGCCAAGACTAACAAGCCAACTCGCTCTGTGCGTGCACAGCGCCACACAGACATGCCGAGAACAACTAAGGTTAGTACCGCAGGGCACAAAGTGGACAAGGGCACAGAGCGTAGGACAGCACAGCAGCcagacaagacaaaaaacaagaag AGACCTTTACCTGGACACAGTCATTCATCCTTCAAG GAAGCGCACCAGAAAAACTCAAGTCGAGGCAACACAGGGGGAAGAAATTACAGAATGTAG
- the igf1 gene encoding insulin-like growth factor I isoform X5 produces the protein MTLCQITHNNQQSYYNFQLVFNFYFMGFSAHKTSIMGCISCSHTLSLLLCVLTLTPTATGSDGDRLRPTQSPETLCGAELVDTLQFVCGERGFYFSKPTGYGPNARRSRGIVDECCFQSCELRRLEMYCAPAKTNKPTRSVRAQRHTDMPRTTKRPLPGHSHSSFKEAHQKNSSRGNTGGRNYRM, from the exons ATGACGCTGTGCCAAATTACGCACAATAACCAACAGTCTTATTATAACTTCCAGCTTGTCTTCAACTTCTACTTCATgggcttttcagcgcataaaacg AGCATCATGGGCTGTATCTCCTGTAGCCACACCCTCTCACTGCTGCTTTGCGTCCTCACCCTGACTCCGACGGCAACGGGCTCCGACGGCGACAGGCTCCGCCCCACACAGAGTCCAGAGACCCTGTGCGGGGCGGAGCTGGTCGACAcgctgcagtttgtgtgtggagaaagaggcttttatttca GTAAACCCACAGGCTATGGCCCCAATGCACGGCGGTCACGTGGCATTGTGGACGAGTGCTGCTTCCAAAGCTGTGAGCTGCGGCGCCTGGAGATGTACTGTGCACCTGCCAAGACTAACAAGCCAACTCGCTCTGTGCGTGCACAGCGCCACACAGACATGCCGAGAACAACTAAG AGACCTTTACCTGGACACAGTCATTCATCCTTCAAG GAAGCGCACCAGAAAAACTCAAGTCGAGGCAACACAGGGGGAAGAAATTACAGAATGTAG
- the igf1 gene encoding insulin-like growth factor I isoform X1: MTLCQITHNNQQSYYNFQLVFNFYFMGFSAHKTSIMGCISCSHTLSLLLCVLTLTPTATGSDGDRLRPTQSPETLCGAELVDTLQFVCGERGFYFSKPTGYGPNARRSRGIVDECCFQSCELRRLEMYCAPAKTNKPTRSVRAQRHTDMPRTTKVSTAGHKVDKGTERRTAQQPDKTKNKKRPLPGHSHSSFKEAHQKNSSRGNTGGRNYRM, encoded by the exons ATGACGCTGTGCCAAATTACGCACAATAACCAACAGTCTTATTATAACTTCCAGCTTGTCTTCAACTTCTACTTCATgggcttttcagcgcataaaacg AGCATCATGGGCTGTATCTCCTGTAGCCACACCCTCTCACTGCTGCTTTGCGTCCTCACCCTGACTCCGACGGCAACGGGCTCCGACGGCGACAGGCTCCGCCCCACACAGAGTCCAGAGACCCTGTGCGGGGCGGAGCTGGTCGACAcgctgcagtttgtgtgtggagaaagaggcttttatttca GTAAACCCACAGGCTATGGCCCCAATGCACGGCGGTCACGTGGCATTGTGGACGAGTGCTGCTTCCAAAGCTGTGAGCTGCGGCGCCTGGAGATGTACTGTGCACCTGCCAAGACTAACAAGCCAACTCGCTCTGTGCGTGCACAGCGCCACACAGACATGCCGAGAACAACTAAGGTTAGTACCGCAGGGCACAAAGTGGACAAGGGCACAGAGCGTAGGACAGCACAGCAGCcagacaagacaaaaaacaagaag AGACCTTTACCTGGACACAGTCATTCATCCTTCAAG GAAGCGCACCAGAAAAACTCAAGTCGAGGCAACACAGGGGGAAGAAATTACAGAATGTAG
- the igf1 gene encoding insulin-like growth factor I isoform X7, producing the protein MTLCQITHNNQQSYYNFQLVFNFYFMGFSAHKTSIMGCISCSHTLSLLLCVLTLTPTATGSDGDRLRPTQSPETLCGAELVDTLQFVCGERGFYFSKPTGYGPNARRSRGIVDECCFQSCELRRLEMYCAPAKTNKPTRSVRAQRHTDMPRTTKEAHQKNSSRGNTGGRNYRM; encoded by the exons ATGACGCTGTGCCAAATTACGCACAATAACCAACAGTCTTATTATAACTTCCAGCTTGTCTTCAACTTCTACTTCATgggcttttcagcgcataaaacg AGCATCATGGGCTGTATCTCCTGTAGCCACACCCTCTCACTGCTGCTTTGCGTCCTCACCCTGACTCCGACGGCAACGGGCTCCGACGGCGACAGGCTCCGCCCCACACAGAGTCCAGAGACCCTGTGCGGGGCGGAGCTGGTCGACAcgctgcagtttgtgtgtggagaaagaggcttttatttca GTAAACCCACAGGCTATGGCCCCAATGCACGGCGGTCACGTGGCATTGTGGACGAGTGCTGCTTCCAAAGCTGTGAGCTGCGGCGCCTGGAGATGTACTGTGCACCTGCCAAGACTAACAAGCCAACTCGCTCTGTGCGTGCACAGCGCCACACAGACATGCCGAGAACAACTAAG GAAGCGCACCAGAAAAACTCAAGTCGAGGCAACACAGGGGGAAGAAATTACAGAATGTAG
- the igf1 gene encoding insulin-like growth factor I isoform X9: MSSALSSQWHLCDAFKSIMGCISCSHTLSLLLCVLTLTPTATGSDGDRLRPTQSPETLCGAELVDTLQFVCGERGFYFSKPTGYGPNARRSRGIVDECCFQSCELRRLEMYCAPAKTNKPTRSVRAQRHTDMPRTTKEAHQKNSSRGNTGGRNYRM, from the exons ATGTCTAGCGCTCTTTCCTCTCAGTGGCATTTATGTGATGCCTTCAAG AGCATCATGGGCTGTATCTCCTGTAGCCACACCCTCTCACTGCTGCTTTGCGTCCTCACCCTGACTCCGACGGCAACGGGCTCCGACGGCGACAGGCTCCGCCCCACACAGAGTCCAGAGACCCTGTGCGGGGCGGAGCTGGTCGACAcgctgcagtttgtgtgtggagaaagaggcttttatttca GTAAACCCACAGGCTATGGCCCCAATGCACGGCGGTCACGTGGCATTGTGGACGAGTGCTGCTTCCAAAGCTGTGAGCTGCGGCGCCTGGAGATGTACTGTGCACCTGCCAAGACTAACAAGCCAACTCGCTCTGTGCGTGCACAGCGCCACACAGACATGCCGAGAACAACTAAG GAAGCGCACCAGAAAAACTCAAGTCGAGGCAACACAGGGGGAAGAAATTACAGAATGTAG
- the igf1 gene encoding insulin-like growth factor I isoform X8, protein MSSALSSQWHLCDAFKSIMGCISCSHTLSLLLCVLTLTPTATGSDGDRLRPTQSPETLCGAELVDTLQFVCGERGFYFSKPTGYGPNARRSRGIVDECCFQSCELRRLEMYCAPAKTNKPTRSVRAQRHTDMPRTTKRPLPGHSHSSFKEAHQKNSSRGNTGGRNYRM, encoded by the exons ATGTCTAGCGCTCTTTCCTCTCAGTGGCATTTATGTGATGCCTTCAAG AGCATCATGGGCTGTATCTCCTGTAGCCACACCCTCTCACTGCTGCTTTGCGTCCTCACCCTGACTCCGACGGCAACGGGCTCCGACGGCGACAGGCTCCGCCCCACACAGAGTCCAGAGACCCTGTGCGGGGCGGAGCTGGTCGACAcgctgcagtttgtgtgtggagaaagaggcttttatttca GTAAACCCACAGGCTATGGCCCCAATGCACGGCGGTCACGTGGCATTGTGGACGAGTGCTGCTTCCAAAGCTGTGAGCTGCGGCGCCTGGAGATGTACTGTGCACCTGCCAAGACTAACAAGCCAACTCGCTCTGTGCGTGCACAGCGCCACACAGACATGCCGAGAACAACTAAG AGACCTTTACCTGGACACAGTCATTCATCCTTCAAG GAAGCGCACCAGAAAAACTCAAGTCGAGGCAACACAGGGGGAAGAAATTACAGAATGTAG
- the igf1 gene encoding insulin-like growth factor I isoform X2 has protein sequence MPSSSSFSSSEMLKLSLSPCAQSIMGCISCSHTLSLLLCVLTLTPTATGSDGDRLRPTQSPETLCGAELVDTLQFVCGERGFYFSKPTGYGPNARRSRGIVDECCFQSCELRRLEMYCAPAKTNKPTRSVRAQRHTDMPRTTKVSTAGHKVDKGTERRTAQQPDKTKNKKRPLPGHSHSSFKEAHQKNSSRGNTGGRNYRM, from the exons ATGCCTTCAAG ctCTTCCTTCTCCAGCAGTGAAATGTTAAAGCTGTCCCTCTCTCCCTGTGCGCAGAGCATCATGGGCTGTATCTCCTGTAGCCACACCCTCTCACTGCTGCTTTGCGTCCTCACCCTGACTCCGACGGCAACGGGCTCCGACGGCGACAGGCTCCGCCCCACACAGAGTCCAGAGACCCTGTGCGGGGCGGAGCTGGTCGACAcgctgcagtttgtgtgtggagaaagaggcttttatttca GTAAACCCACAGGCTATGGCCCCAATGCACGGCGGTCACGTGGCATTGTGGACGAGTGCTGCTTCCAAAGCTGTGAGCTGCGGCGCCTGGAGATGTACTGTGCACCTGCCAAGACTAACAAGCCAACTCGCTCTGTGCGTGCACAGCGCCACACAGACATGCCGAGAACAACTAAGGTTAGTACCGCAGGGCACAAAGTGGACAAGGGCACAGAGCGTAGGACAGCACAGCAGCcagacaagacaaaaaacaagaag AGACCTTTACCTGGACACAGTCATTCATCCTTCAAG GAAGCGCACCAGAAAAACTCAAGTCGAGGCAACACAGGGGGAAGAAATTACAGAATGTAG
- the igf1 gene encoding insulin-like growth factor I isoform X3, whose amino-acid sequence MSSALSSQWHLCDAFKSIMGCISCSHTLSLLLCVLTLTPTATGSDGDRLRPTQSPETLCGAELVDTLQFVCGERGFYFSKPTGYGPNARRSRGIVDECCFQSCELRRLEMYCAPAKTNKPTRSVRAQRHTDMPRTTKVSTAGHKVDKGTERRTAQQPDKTKNKKRPLPGHSHSSFKEAHQKNSSRGNTGGRNYRM is encoded by the exons ATGTCTAGCGCTCTTTCCTCTCAGTGGCATTTATGTGATGCCTTCAAG AGCATCATGGGCTGTATCTCCTGTAGCCACACCCTCTCACTGCTGCTTTGCGTCCTCACCCTGACTCCGACGGCAACGGGCTCCGACGGCGACAGGCTCCGCCCCACACAGAGTCCAGAGACCCTGTGCGGGGCGGAGCTGGTCGACAcgctgcagtttgtgtgtggagaaagaggcttttatttca GTAAACCCACAGGCTATGGCCCCAATGCACGGCGGTCACGTGGCATTGTGGACGAGTGCTGCTTCCAAAGCTGTGAGCTGCGGCGCCTGGAGATGTACTGTGCACCTGCCAAGACTAACAAGCCAACTCGCTCTGTGCGTGCACAGCGCCACACAGACATGCCGAGAACAACTAAGGTTAGTACCGCAGGGCACAAAGTGGACAAGGGCACAGAGCGTAGGACAGCACAGCAGCcagacaagacaaaaaacaagaag AGACCTTTACCTGGACACAGTCATTCATCCTTCAAG GAAGCGCACCAGAAAAACTCAAGTCGAGGCAACACAGGGGGAAGAAATTACAGAATGTAG